The following proteins come from a genomic window of Synechococcus sp. NB0720_010:
- a CDS encoding heme oxygenase (biliverdin-producing) gives MAVALAAQLREGTKKSHTMAENTGFVSCFLKGVVDKASYRKLVADLYFVYGAMEDEFARLKDNPVLAPIAFEQLNRREALEKDLVYYFGADWKQNIQPSPSASVYVERIHQVAQESPELLVGHHYTRYLGDLSGGQILKNIAQKAMNLGGDDGLHFYEFDAISDEKAFKGTYRSAMDTLPIDQPMADRIVEEANEAFHLNMNMFKELEGNLVAAIGKVLFGFLTRRQRTGSTETVAA, from the coding sequence ATGGCTGTCGCTCTTGCTGCCCAGTTGCGTGAAGGGACCAAGAAGTCCCACACCATGGCCGAGAACACCGGCTTCGTGAGCTGCTTCCTCAAGGGGGTTGTGGACAAGGCCAGCTACCGCAAGCTGGTGGCCGACCTCTATTTCGTGTATGGGGCGATGGAGGACGAGTTCGCCCGGCTGAAGGACAATCCGGTCCTCGCTCCCATCGCTTTTGAGCAACTGAACCGCCGTGAGGCCCTTGAGAAGGACCTCGTCTATTACTTCGGTGCGGACTGGAAGCAGAACATCCAGCCCTCCCCTTCGGCGAGTGTTTACGTCGAGCGCATCCACCAGGTGGCTCAGGAGTCCCCCGAGCTGCTCGTCGGTCACCACTACACCCGTTATCTCGGTGATCTCTCCGGTGGCCAGATCCTCAAGAACATTGCCCAGAAGGCGATGAACTTGGGAGGAGATGACGGTCTCCACTTCTATGAGTTCGATGCGATCTCAGACGAGAAGGCCTTTAAGGGGACCTATCGCTCGGCCATGGACACCCTGCCGATCGATCAGCCCATGGCCGATCGGATCGTGGAAGAGGCCAATGAGGCCTTCCACCTGAACATGAACATGTTCAAGGAGCTCGAGGGCAACCTCGTCGCTGCCATTGGCAAGGTGCTCTTTGGTTTCCTGACCCGTCGCCAGCGCACCGGCAGCACCGAGACGGTCGCTGCTTGA
- a CDS encoding NADP-dependent isocitrate dehydrogenase: MATFEKLTAPSQGTAIRFENGQPVVPNDPIIPFIRGDGTGVDIWPATQKVLDAAIAKAYDGERRIEWFKVYAGDEACDLYGTYQYLPEDTLEAVRQYGVAIKGPLTTPVGGGIRSLNVALRQIFDLYSCVRPCRYYEGTPSPHKRPQDLDVIVYRENTEDIYMGVEWEASDPVGQALRKHLNEVVIPANGKLGKRQIPEGSGIGIKPVSKDGSQRHIRKAIQHALRMEGKKRHVTLVHKGNIMKFTEGAFRDWGYELATTEFRADCVTERESWILDNADQNPGLSIEANAKMIDPGYDSLTPEKKEAICAEVQGVIDAIGSSHGGGKWKQMVMVDDRIADSIFQQIQTRPADYSILATLNLNGDYISDAAAAVVGGLGMAPGANIGDTAAIFEATHGTAPKHAGLDRINPGSVILSGVMMLEYMGWQEAADLVTKGISAAIANQEVTYDLARLMEPPVEPVSCSGFAEAVIRNF; the protein is encoded by the coding sequence ATGGCGACCTTCGAGAAGCTCACCGCCCCCAGCCAAGGAACGGCCATCCGCTTCGAGAACGGTCAACCGGTCGTTCCCAACGACCCGATCATTCCCTTCATCCGCGGCGATGGCACCGGCGTCGACATCTGGCCCGCTACCCAGAAGGTGCTGGACGCAGCAATCGCCAAGGCCTATGACGGTGAACGTCGGATCGAGTGGTTCAAGGTCTACGCAGGCGATGAGGCCTGCGACCTCTATGGCACGTATCAGTACCTCCCCGAGGACACCCTGGAAGCGGTTCGCCAGTACGGCGTCGCCATCAAGGGTCCCCTGACCACCCCTGTCGGTGGCGGCATCCGATCCTTGAACGTCGCCCTGCGTCAGATCTTTGACCTGTATTCCTGCGTCCGTCCCTGCCGCTACTACGAAGGGACGCCCAGCCCGCACAAACGGCCCCAAGACCTCGATGTGATCGTCTACCGCGAGAACACCGAAGACATCTATATGGGTGTCGAGTGGGAAGCGAGCGACCCTGTTGGCCAAGCACTGCGCAAGCACCTCAATGAGGTGGTGATTCCGGCCAACGGAAAGCTCGGCAAACGGCAGATTCCTGAGGGTTCAGGCATCGGCATCAAACCCGTCAGCAAGGACGGCAGTCAGCGCCACATCCGCAAGGCCATCCAACACGCCCTGCGGATGGAGGGCAAGAAGCGCCACGTAACCCTGGTGCACAAGGGCAACATCATGAAGTTCACGGAGGGCGCCTTCCGCGACTGGGGCTACGAGCTCGCCACCACCGAATTCCGTGCTGACTGCGTCACGGAGCGAGAGAGCTGGATCCTGGACAACGCCGATCAGAACCCCGGACTGAGTATCGAGGCCAACGCCAAGATGATCGACCCGGGCTACGACAGCCTGACTCCCGAGAAGAAAGAAGCGATTTGCGCAGAAGTTCAAGGGGTCATCGATGCCATCGGCTCCAGCCATGGAGGCGGCAAGTGGAAGCAGATGGTGATGGTGGACGACCGCATCGCCGACAGCATCTTCCAGCAGATCCAAACCCGCCCAGCCGACTACTCGATCCTGGCCACCCTGAACCTCAACGGGGACTACATCTCAGATGCGGCTGCCGCCGTGGTCGGTGGATTAGGTATGGCACCAGGCGCAAACATCGGCGACACCGCTGCGATTTTTGAAGCCACCCACGGCACGGCCCCGAAGCACGCCGGTCTTGATCGCATCAACCCCGGCTCAGTGATCCTGAGCGGCGTGATGATGCTCGAGTACATGGGCTGGCAGGAAGCAGCTGATCTAGTGACCAAGGGGATCAGCGCTGCTATTGCCAATCAAGAGGTCACCTATGACCTGGCTCGTCTGATGGAACCGCCTGTTGAGCCGGTGAGCTGCAGCGGTTTTGCTGAAGCAGTCATTAGGAATTTTTGA